In the Dioscorea cayenensis subsp. rotundata cultivar TDr96_F1 chromosome 12, TDr96_F1_v2_PseudoChromosome.rev07_lg8_w22 25.fasta, whole genome shotgun sequence genome, one interval contains:
- the LOC120273184 gene encoding DNA polymerase zeta catalytic subunit-like, whose product MSQSMNLTDWNLPVRTQKIEFAVKDEDSTTIDTEALGLLGWLASSQAIKELNTDDELVQEAILSSILSTKSYKQALEIAHLDYENASQQKCLDILDSICDDEKFVELREQTSWPTYFDDKVSDALGNVIQ is encoded by the exons ATGTCACAAAGCATGAATCTCACAGATTGGAATCTACCTGTCAGAACTCAGAAGATTGAATTTGCAGTCAAGGATGAAGATTCTACG ACTATAGACACTGAAGCTCTTGGACTTCTAGGCTGGCTAGCATCTTCCCAAGCTATTAAAGAGCTAAACACTGATGATGAACTTGTCCAAGAAGCAATTCTTAGTTCTATTTTGTCTACAAAATCCTACAAGCAAGCCTTGGAGATTGCTCATTTGGATTATGAGAATGCCTCCCAACAGAAATGCCTAGATATTCTTGATTCTATATGTGATGATGAAAAGTTTGTTGAGTTAAGGGAGCAAACTTCATGGCCTACTTATTTTGATGATAAAGTATCTGATGCATTAGGCAATGTAATTCAGTGA